A window of Streptomyces puniciscabiei contains these coding sequences:
- a CDS encoding DegT/DnrJ/EryC1/StrS family aminotransferase: protein MNQIPLVDLKAAHEEVADEVRAGFDRVLANTAFVGGDEVRRFERAYAEFGGIPHCVGVANGTDAVELALRASGVRPGDEVVVPANTFIATVGAVARIGARPVLADCLPDSHLLDPQAALDAVGPATRAVVPVHLYGQMADVTTLTGQLPDRVRVVEDAAQCQGATRDGRTPGSAGIAATSFYPGKNLGAYGDAGAVLTDDEELAGLVRAIANHGGVAKYRHDVPGFNSRLDGLQAVVLRAKLARLADGNAARRAAAARYDALLGDLADAGRVVLPTTAAGNVHVWHLYVVQVAGADRDDVVGKLNAEGIGAGVHYPAPVHLTPAYRHLGHTRGDFPHAEKAADRILSLPLYPQITPDQQQRVVDTLAHALRG from the coding sequence ATGAACCAGATTCCGCTCGTGGACCTCAAGGCGGCCCACGAGGAGGTCGCCGACGAGGTACGGGCCGGTTTCGACCGGGTCCTGGCCAACACCGCGTTCGTCGGCGGCGACGAGGTCCGTCGATTCGAGCGTGCATACGCCGAGTTCGGCGGCATCCCGCACTGCGTGGGCGTCGCCAACGGCACCGACGCGGTCGAACTCGCCCTGCGCGCGAGCGGGGTCCGCCCCGGCGACGAGGTCGTGGTGCCCGCCAACACCTTCATCGCCACGGTCGGCGCGGTGGCCAGGATCGGCGCCCGGCCGGTCCTCGCGGACTGCCTGCCCGACAGCCACCTCCTCGACCCCCAGGCCGCGCTGGACGCGGTCGGCCCGGCCACCCGCGCGGTCGTACCCGTGCACCTGTACGGGCAGATGGCGGACGTGACGACGCTGACCGGCCAACTGCCCGATCGGGTACGGGTCGTCGAGGACGCCGCTCAGTGCCAGGGCGCCACCCGCGACGGCCGGACGCCCGGCAGCGCCGGCATCGCGGCCACCAGCTTCTACCCGGGCAAGAACCTGGGTGCGTACGGCGACGCCGGCGCGGTGCTGACGGACGACGAGGAACTGGCCGGTCTGGTGCGCGCGATCGCGAACCACGGTGGCGTCGCCAAGTACCGCCACGACGTGCCGGGGTTCAACAGCCGCCTGGACGGGCTGCAGGCCGTCGTCCTGCGCGCGAAGCTGGCGCGACTGGCGGACGGCAACGCGGCCCGGCGCGCGGCAGCGGCCCGCTACGACGCGCTGCTCGGCGACCTCGCGGACGCCGGACGCGTCGTGCTCCCCACGACGGCAGCCGGCAACGTCCACGTATGGCACCTCTACGTCGTCCAGGTCGCCGGTGCGGACCGCGACGACGTCGTGGGCAAGCTGAACGCCGAGGGCATCGGCGCGGGAGTGCACTATCCGGCCCCCGTCCACCTCACGCCGGCGTACCGCCATCTCGGTCACACACGGGGCGACTTCCCCCACGCCGAGAAGGCGGCGGACCGGATCCTGTCGCTCCCGCTCTACCCGCAGATCACTCCCGACCAGCAGCAGCGCGTCGTGGACACGCTCGCCCACGCTCTCCGCGGCTGA
- a CDS encoding acetyltransferase: protein MNELLIIGAGGFARETAQAVTDAAGFKLLGHLDDNPALHGTEVDGVPVLGGCDLVHELPDARVVICVGNPRDYAARARLVRRLDLAADRCATVIHPTASVSETSEVGPGSVLLAHCVLTAAVRVGAHVAVMPHVVLTHDDRVEDHVTLASGVRLGGGVRLERGAYVGSGALVKEGTTVGAWSLIGMGSTVLGDVPPGEVWVGSPARRLRAAEAPALDELAERRQWGDR from the coding sequence ATGAACGAACTTTTGATCATCGGCGCGGGCGGCTTCGCCCGGGAGACCGCACAGGCCGTCACGGACGCGGCCGGGTTCAAGCTGCTCGGGCACCTGGACGACAACCCCGCCCTGCACGGCACCGAGGTGGACGGCGTGCCCGTCCTCGGCGGCTGCGACCTGGTCCACGAGCTGCCTGACGCCCGGGTGGTGATCTGCGTCGGCAACCCCAGGGACTACGCGGCCCGCGCCCGCCTGGTGCGCAGGCTCGATCTCGCCGCCGACCGCTGTGCCACCGTGATCCACCCCACGGCGTCGGTGTCGGAGACGTCCGAGGTGGGCCCGGGCTCCGTTCTGCTCGCGCACTGCGTCCTGACCGCCGCCGTGCGGGTGGGCGCGCATGTCGCGGTGATGCCGCACGTCGTCCTCACCCACGACGACCGGGTCGAGGACCACGTCACGCTCGCGTCCGGTGTCCGTCTGGGCGGGGGAGTGCGGCTGGAACGGGGCGCCTATGTCGGCTCAGGGGCGCTGGTGAAGGAGGGCACGACGGTCGGCGCCTGGTCGCTGATCGGGATGGGGAGCACCGTGCTCGGCGACGTTCCGCCCGGCGAGGTCTGGGTGGGCAGCCCCGCCCGGCGGCTTCGCGCGGCGGAGGCGCCCGCGCTCGACGAACTTGCAGAGCGACGACAGTGGGGGGACCGCTGA
- a CDS encoding DegT/DnrJ/EryC1/StrS family aminotransferase: protein MTTDRIPVMIPWLGEEEARAASDAVLSGWVAQGPRVAGFERAFAERVGAEHGIAVSSCTTALHLSLVALGLGPGDEVVVPSLSFIATANAVRYVGAEPVFADVDLTTGNLTPATVDAVRTPRTRAVLAVHQGGVPADVHALRAACGDWDLALVEDAACAIGSTVGGKPVGHGALLAAWSFHPRKLVTTGEGGMITTDDAEWAARLRRLREHGMNASAAQRHASDRPVLESYLEVGFNYRMTDIQAAVGLVQLGKLDTMIHRRRELAARYDALLHDVPGLTPVRDPAHGQSNFQSYWVLLGEDFPVGRDDLLAALAEAGVSARRGIMAAHLEPAYADHPRPPLPVTERITRDSLILPLFHTMTEAQQDRVVAVLREQARR from the coding sequence GTGACCACCGACCGCATCCCGGTGATGATCCCCTGGCTCGGCGAGGAGGAGGCCCGGGCCGCCTCCGACGCCGTGCTGTCCGGGTGGGTCGCCCAGGGCCCCCGCGTCGCCGGGTTCGAGCGGGCCTTCGCCGAGCGGGTGGGCGCCGAGCACGGCATCGCGGTCAGCTCGTGCACGACCGCCCTGCACCTCTCACTCGTCGCGCTCGGCCTCGGCCCCGGCGACGAGGTCGTGGTGCCCTCGCTGTCGTTCATCGCCACCGCCAACGCCGTGCGGTACGTCGGCGCCGAGCCGGTGTTCGCCGACGTCGACCTCACCACCGGCAACCTGACGCCGGCCACCGTGGACGCGGTCCGCACCCCCCGCACCAGGGCCGTCCTGGCTGTCCACCAGGGCGGCGTGCCGGCCGATGTGCACGCCCTGCGCGCCGCCTGCGGCGACTGGGACCTGGCCCTGGTCGAGGACGCGGCCTGCGCCATCGGCTCGACCGTCGGCGGCAAGCCCGTCGGCCACGGCGCGCTGCTGGCCGCCTGGTCCTTCCATCCGCGCAAGCTCGTCACCACGGGCGAGGGCGGCATGATCACCACCGATGACGCCGAGTGGGCGGCACGCCTGCGCCGGCTGCGCGAGCACGGGATGAACGCCTCGGCGGCGCAGCGTCACGCGAGCGACAGGCCCGTCCTGGAGAGCTACCTCGAGGTCGGCTTCAACTACCGGATGACCGACATCCAGGCCGCCGTCGGCCTGGTTCAGCTCGGCAAGCTCGACACGATGATCCACCGCCGCCGCGAACTCGCCGCGCGCTACGACGCGTTGCTGCACGACGTTCCCGGGCTCACCCCCGTCCGCGACCCCGCGCACGGGCAGAGCAACTTCCAGTCGTACTGGGTGCTGCTGGGAGAGGACTTCCCCGTCGGCCGGGACGACCTGCTCGCCGCGCTCGCCGAGGCCGGTGTCTCCGCCCGGCGCGGCATCATGGCCGCGCACCTCGAACCCGCCTACGCGGACCATCCGCGCCCGCCGCTGCCGGTCACCGAGCGCATCACCCGTGACTCGCTGATCCTGCCGCTGTTCCACACCATGACCGAGGCCCAGCAGGACCGGGTCGTGGCCGTACTGCGCGAACAGGCCCGAAGATGA
- a CDS encoding SDR family NAD(P)-dependent oxidoreductase, translated as MQLSSVRGKKILVTGGAGTIGSNLVDLLAEGGAREIVVLDNFVRGRRANLAQALPSGVVEIVEGDVRDAATVRKVTEGADLVFHLAAIRITQCAEEPRLANEVLVDGTFNVLEAAAEAGVAKVIASSSASVYGMAETFPTTERHHPYNNDTFYGAAKAFNEGMLRSFHAMYGLDYVALRYFNVYGPRMDIHGLYTEVLIRWMERIEAGEPPLILGDGTQTMDFVDVRDIARANVLAAESDLTDEVFNIASGTETSLKELAEGLLEAMGATGLEPVHGPARAVNGVRRRLADTSKAAERLGFTARIDLRTGLKDLVEWWRAEREAAR; from the coding sequence GTGCAGTTGAGCAGCGTACGAGGCAAGAAGATCCTGGTCACCGGGGGAGCCGGCACCATCGGCTCCAACCTCGTCGACCTCCTGGCCGAGGGCGGCGCCCGCGAGATCGTCGTGCTCGACAATTTCGTGCGCGGACGGCGGGCCAACCTCGCGCAGGCCCTGCCCAGCGGCGTCGTGGAGATCGTCGAGGGCGACGTCCGGGACGCCGCCACCGTACGGAAGGTCACCGAGGGCGCCGACCTCGTCTTCCACCTCGCCGCCATTCGCATCACCCAGTGCGCGGAGGAGCCCCGGCTCGCCAACGAGGTCCTGGTCGACGGCACCTTCAACGTCCTGGAGGCCGCGGCCGAGGCCGGGGTCGCCAAGGTGATCGCCTCCTCCTCGGCGTCCGTCTACGGCATGGCCGAGACCTTCCCGACGACCGAGCGCCACCATCCGTACAACAACGACACCTTCTACGGCGCCGCGAAGGCCTTCAACGAGGGCATGCTGCGCAGCTTCCACGCCATGTACGGCCTGGACTACGTGGCGCTGCGCTACTTCAACGTCTACGGCCCCCGCATGGACATCCACGGCCTCTACACCGAGGTGCTCATCCGCTGGATGGAACGCATCGAGGCGGGCGAACCGCCGCTGATCCTCGGCGACGGCACCCAGACCATGGACTTCGTCGACGTCCGCGACATCGCCCGGGCCAATGTGCTGGCCGCGGAGTCGGACCTCACCGACGAGGTGTTCAACATCGCCAGCGGGACCGAGACCTCACTGAAGGAGCTCGCCGAGGGCCTGCTGGAGGCGATGGGCGCGACGGGCCTGGAGCCGGTGCACGGGCCCGCCCGCGCGGTGAACGGCGTGAGGCGGCGGCTCGCGGACACCTCGAAGGCCGCCGAGCGGCTCGGCTTCACCGCGCGGATCGACCTGCGCACCGGGCTGAAGGACCTGGTGGAGTGGTGGCGCGCGGAGCGGGAGGCGGCCAGGTGA
- a CDS encoding Gfo/Idh/MocA family protein, translating to MTQTTEPLGVAVVGAGYWGPNLVRNFQASERFRLRLLCDLDVERARRVLGGYSTVEATADYAAVLADPEVDAVAVATPAGTHLDIALAALRAGKHVLVEKPLAATYADGLRLVTEAEQRGLTLMCDHTYCYTPAVGRIRDLVRSGELGEIHFVDSVRINLGLVQKDIDVMWDLAPHDLSILDFILPDAVEPVAVAAHGADPIGAGQACVAYLTLQLNTGAIAHVHVNWLSPTKVRTTMVGGAKRTLIWDDLNPLQRVAVYDRGVDLSSPQEIGADERRDMLVSYRSGDMIAPAIGEKEALRSMVDEFGDAIRQRRAPLTDGRAGLRVLDILEAASRSLEFKGAVVGLRAGR from the coding sequence GTGACGCAGACCACCGAGCCGTTGGGGGTCGCGGTCGTCGGGGCCGGGTACTGGGGACCCAACCTCGTCCGCAACTTCCAGGCCAGCGAGCGGTTCCGGTTGCGCCTGCTGTGCGACCTCGACGTGGAGCGGGCCCGGCGGGTCCTCGGCGGCTACTCGACGGTCGAGGCCACCGCGGACTATGCGGCTGTCCTCGCCGACCCCGAAGTGGACGCCGTCGCCGTGGCCACGCCCGCCGGAACCCACCTCGACATCGCCCTGGCCGCCCTGCGCGCCGGCAAGCACGTCCTGGTGGAGAAGCCGCTCGCGGCGACCTACGCCGACGGGCTGCGCCTGGTCACCGAGGCGGAGCAGCGCGGACTCACCCTGATGTGCGACCACACCTACTGCTACACGCCCGCCGTGGGCCGCATCCGGGACCTGGTCCGCTCCGGCGAACTCGGTGAGATCCACTTCGTGGACTCGGTCCGGATCAACCTCGGGCTCGTCCAGAAGGACATCGACGTGATGTGGGACCTCGCCCCGCACGACCTCTCGATCCTGGACTTCATCCTCCCCGACGCCGTCGAGCCGGTCGCGGTCGCCGCCCACGGAGCCGACCCGATCGGCGCCGGGCAGGCCTGCGTGGCCTATCTGACGCTTCAGCTCAACACCGGGGCCATCGCCCACGTGCACGTCAACTGGCTGTCGCCGACCAAGGTGCGCACCACCATGGTGGGCGGCGCCAAACGCACCTTGATCTGGGACGACCTCAACCCTCTGCAGCGGGTGGCTGTTTACGACCGGGGCGTGGACCTGTCCTCGCCCCAGGAGATCGGTGCCGACGAGCGCCGGGACATGCTCGTCTCCTACCGCTCCGGAGACATGATCGCGCCCGCCATCGGCGAGAAGGAGGCGCTGCGCAGCATGGTCGACGAGTTCGGCGACGCGATCCGGCAGCGGCGGGCACCGCTGACCGACGGCCGGGCGGGTCTCAGGGTGCTGGACATTCTCGAGGCGGCGTCCCGGAGCCTCGAGTTCAAGGGCGCGGTCGTCGGCCTGCGCGCCGGGCGTTGA
- a CDS encoding exopolysaccharide biosynthesis polyprenyl glycosylphosphotransferase: MTIEVTHEQLVVEHRRPEARRRRWERKYRTALLVADGFAAVAAALLIHGAYGRWTVALVLPPTWIVAMLAHRSYDRSALGLGTEEYRRVLRGAVALPALAALAYWLGTRDAGLLHDMIMSAVPAAVIALPVRYTLRRRLHRRWSRGRDRSATLLVGPSHGIVELVAVLRRGGVQELQAAGACLSDPQNAADIRKLGLPVLGGIGDMDDVVRALGVSTVVALPVPGADASVLRRMSWTAAAQGVDFLLAPVLTDVSASRLAVRHAGGVPLVRIQAPNLSRISRLPKELLDRTLAAALLLLLALPMLLIALIVRLDSSGPALFRQQRVGRYGDHFTMLKFRTMRPDSEALRAELEHLNENSDGLLFKVKEDPRITRVGSFLRRSSLDELPQLLNVVKGHMSLVGPRPPLPEEVEAYTPDIKRRLLVKPGLTGLWQVSGRSDLPWEEAVRLDLGYVDNWSMSLDVSILLRTGSAVVRGTGAY; the protein is encoded by the coding sequence ATGACCATTGAGGTCACGCATGAGCAACTGGTCGTGGAACACAGACGTCCAGAAGCTCGCCGAAGACGCTGGGAACGCAAATACCGCACTGCCCTGCTGGTCGCGGACGGCTTCGCAGCCGTTGCCGCGGCCTTACTGATCCACGGGGCGTACGGCCGCTGGACGGTGGCCCTGGTACTGCCCCCGACCTGGATCGTGGCGATGCTGGCCCATCGCTCCTACGATCGCAGTGCCCTCGGCCTGGGAACCGAGGAGTACCGGCGGGTGCTGCGCGGAGCCGTCGCCCTGCCGGCGCTGGCCGCCCTCGCGTACTGGCTGGGCACGCGCGATGCAGGCCTCCTTCATGACATGATCATGTCCGCGGTGCCGGCCGCCGTGATCGCCCTGCCGGTCCGGTACACGCTGCGCCGCCGGCTGCACCGGCGGTGGTCCCGGGGCCGGGACCGGAGTGCGACGCTGCTGGTCGGACCGTCACACGGCATCGTGGAGCTGGTCGCCGTGCTGCGGCGCGGCGGCGTACAGGAACTGCAGGCCGCCGGAGCGTGCCTGAGCGACCCGCAGAACGCCGCGGACATACGCAAGTTGGGACTGCCCGTCCTCGGCGGCATCGGCGACATGGACGACGTCGTCCGGGCCCTGGGCGTGAGCACCGTCGTGGCGCTGCCGGTACCCGGGGCCGACGCCTCCGTGCTGCGGCGGATGTCCTGGACGGCGGCCGCGCAGGGCGTCGACTTCCTCCTGGCCCCCGTGCTGACCGACGTCTCCGCATCCCGGCTGGCGGTACGGCACGCGGGCGGGGTGCCGCTCGTGCGGATCCAGGCCCCGAACCTCTCCCGGATCTCCCGGCTGCCCAAGGAACTGCTGGACCGTACGCTCGCGGCGGCACTCCTGCTGCTCCTTGCCCTGCCCATGCTGCTGATCGCCCTGATCGTCCGGCTGGACAGCTCCGGGCCCGCCCTGTTCCGGCAGCAGCGGGTGGGCCGGTACGGCGACCACTTCACCATGCTGAAGTTCCGCACGATGCGGCCGGACTCGGAGGCCCTGCGGGCGGAACTGGAGCACCTCAACGAGAACAGCGACGGCCTGCTGTTCAAGGTGAAGGAGGACCCGCGGATCACCCGGGTCGGCTCGTTCCTGCGCCGCAGCTCCCTCGACGAACTGCCGCAACTGCTCAACGTCGTCAAGGGCCACATGTCCCTCGTCGGCCCCCGTCCGCCGCTGCCCGAGGAGGTGGAGGCGTACACCCCGGACATCAAACGCCGGCTGCTCGTCAAGCCCGGCCTCACCGGACTCTGGCAGGTCAGCGGACGCTCCGACCTGCCCTGGGAGGAGGCGGTCCGGCTCGACCTCGGATACGTGGACAACTGGTCGATGAGCCTCGACGTGTCGATCCTGCTGCGCACCGGGTCCGCCGTGGTGCGGGGAACGGGGGCCTACTGA